A region of Thermodesulfobacteriota bacterium DNA encodes the following proteins:
- a CDS encoding ParB/RepB/Spo0J family partition protein, whose protein sequence is MSFIDFNDHTFLVGYKQEIQSLADSIKGIGLLNPPILRQKAEKYQIITGWKRLFACQDLGFDAVSCSVYETTDLEDDDSLRIIYSDNEYRLSDLEIAELIGLHKSLCELDDNEIISNVLPIYNIPPNRKHLDKYLAMSSLENDIKTAFYQDKITIEQCLMLSELNSESRTNILEKILLKYKLNNNESRQVIQHISELALIYSKSILELLSTVHDEYNNNKIDKNDLRTELKKMRYPDLVRTEQQVKEKIQDLQLPDNIKVLINGYFEENEIEFRIRVNSGSEITELITDLETINQNGTLDSLISTIRKGIT, encoded by the coding sequence TTGTCATTTATAGACTTTAACGATCACACATTTCTTGTTGGCTATAAACAAGAAATCCAATCTCTCGCAGATTCAATTAAAGGCATAGGACTTCTAAACCCTCCGATTTTAAGACAAAAAGCCGAAAAATATCAAATCATTACCGGCTGGAAAAGGCTATTTGCATGTCAAGATCTTGGATTTGATGCTGTATCATGCTCAGTCTATGAAACGACAGATCTTGAAGATGATGACTCACTGAGGATTATCTACTCAGATAACGAATATAGGCTATCAGATTTAGAAATAGCTGAATTGATAGGGCTCCATAAATCACTGTGTGAATTAGATGACAATGAAATCATAAGTAATGTTTTGCCTATCTATAATATCCCGCCAAATAGAAAACATTTAGATAAATATTTAGCTATGTCATCCTTAGAGAACGACATTAAAACTGCATTTTATCAAGATAAAATTACGATTGAGCAATGTCTCATGCTCTCTGAGCTGAATTCGGAATCACGAACTAATATACTTGAAAAGATTCTCCTAAAATACAAACTAAATAACAATGAATCTAGGCAGGTTATACAGCATATATCAGAGTTAGCTTTAATATACTCAAAGTCAATTCTAGAGCTTTTATCTACGGTACATGATGAATATAATAACAATAAGATCGACAAAAATGATCTTAGGACCGAGCTCAAAAAGATGCGTTATCCAGACCTAGTCAGAACTGAGCAACAAGTAAAAGAAAAGATCCAGGATTTACAGTTGCCAGACAATATAAAGGTGCTCATAAATGGGTACTTTGAAGAAAATGAAATTGAGTTTCGAATTAGAGTAAATTCTGGTAGTGAAATAACTGAATTAATCACCGATTTAGAGACCATAAATCAAAACGGAACACTGGATAGCTTAATATCTACTATAAGAAAAGGCATTACCTAG